In Apis cerana isolate GH-2021 linkage group LG6, AcerK_1.0, whole genome shotgun sequence, the following are encoded in one genomic region:
- the LOC108003832 gene encoding palmitoyltransferase Hip14 isoform X1, whose amino-acid sequence MYALKMQTACQSEGSGEPDDPSSHHQEPVRPPAQDCSSFDIVRATQYGALDRVTELVEAGADVNQPDSETVTLLHWAAINNRKDIVKYLIAKGAIVDAIGGELASTPLHWATRQGHLSTVVILMRAGADPTLRDSEGFSCIHLAAQFGHTSIVAYLVAKGVNPNMPDRSAMTPLMWSAYKVNSFFFYSLDPTRLLLTLGASHSLADNLHGNTALHWAIIAENSTAISTLVHHGASLDVPNIRDETPMTLLGRHIGAAWLGHKLSQEIREKQGRTRTWCRDKRMRWYCMVSTPFIVFYVIGMIFQSGLHYLVKLGAFVTLHIALYLANHFIFDERLFHIIPMSIYLATKMWIYVTWIFWLGIHAAWYLWLLLVSGSVPLWICFLQSWRGDPGVITATHEDKLNTIIELAESGGFEPQSFCSSCLVRRPMRSKHCSTCDRCVARFDHHCPWINNCIGAHNHKYFLGFLASLLGLCIVVLSASVQYWQFECWTNLTNGHSADNYLVAAATCDAWVMWVAANTCLHFFWVGTLLACQCYQIMVLGMTTNERMNAGRYAHFKQGNPFHRGALQNAADFCNLSFCGVKAKPSSDWLHSFDHKQSIEKLPLLATKDNFQYI is encoded by the exons ATGTATGCATTAAAAATGCAAACTGCCTGTCAAAGCGAAGGCAGTGGAGAGCCTGATGATCCAAGTAGTCATCATCAGGAACCTGTTAGACCTCCAGCACAAGATTGTAGCTCATTTGACATTGTTAGGGCAACTCAg taTGGAGCTTTGGATCGTGTGACTGAATTAGTAGAAGCTGGTGCTGATGTAAATCAACCAGATTCAGAAACTGTAACATTATTACATTGGGCAGCAATAAACAATCGAAAAgacattgtaaaatatttaattgcaaagGGAGCTATCGTTGATGCAATTGGTGGTGAGCTAGCTTCCACACCACTACATTGGGCTACAAg ACAGGGCCATTTATCTACAGTTGTGATATTAATGAGAGCAGGAGCAGATCCAACTCTTAGAGATTCAGAAGGATTCTCATGTATTCATTTAGCTGCACAATTTGGTCACACTTCTATTGTTGCTTATCTAGTTGCAAAAGGAGTAAATCCAAATATGCCAGACAGAAGTGCAATGACACCCCTTATGTGGAGTGCCTATAAAGTTAATAG ttttttcttttacagttTAGATCCAACACGTTTGTTACTAACTTTAGGAGCATCTCATTCACTCGCAGATAATTTACATGGTAATACTGCTTTGCATTGGGCTATTATAGCTGAAAATAGTACAGCAATATCAACATTAGTTCATCATGGAGCATCTTTGGATGTACCAAACATAAGAGATGAAACACCAATGACATTGTTAGGTCGCCATATTGGTGCTGCCTGGTTAGGACATAAACTTAGTCAAGAAATCAGAGAAAAACAGGGCAGAACAAGAACATGGTGTAGAGATaag agaATGCGCTGGTATTGTATGGTCAGTACACCATTTATAGTTTTCTATGTAATTGgaatgatttttcaaagtgGATTGCATTATCTAGTAAAATTAGGTGCCTTTGTCACTCTTCATATAGCACTATATTTAGCTAATCATTTTATCTTCGATGAacgattatttcatattataccaATGTCAATTTATTTGGCTACAAag ATGTGGATATACGTGACATGGATATTTTGGCTAGGTATACATGCTGCTTGGTATTTATGGTTACTATTAGTTAGTGGATCTGTTCCACTTTGGATATGTTTCTTACAATCCTGGAGAGGCGATCCAGGTGTAATTACAGCTACACatgaagataaattaaat aCGATTATAGAGTTAGCAGAATCTGGTGGTTTTGAACCACAATCATTTTGCAGCAGTTGCTTGGTTAGAAGACCTATGAGGTCTAAACATTGTTCTACATGTGATCGATGCGTAGCACGTTTTGATCATCACTGTCCTTGGATCAATAACTGCATTG gTGCGCATAACCACAAGTATTTTCTGGGATTTTTAGCATCATTATTAGGTCTTTGTATTGTTGTTTTATCCGCTAGTGTACAGTATTGGCAATTTGAATGTTGgacaaatttaacaaatggGCATAGTGctgataattatttagttgCTGCAGCTACCTGTGATGCTTGGGTAATGTGGGTTGCAGCAAATACATGTCTCCATTTCTTTTGGGTTGGCACACTGCTTGCGTGTCAGTGTTATCAG atCATGGTACTTGGAATGACAACAAACGAACGTATGAATGCTGGACGCTACGCGCATTTTAAACAAGGGAATCCTTTTCATCGTGGTGCTCTTCAGAATGCAGCtgatttttgcaatttaagcTTTTGCGGTGTAAAAGCAAAACCCAGTTCAGACTGGTTGCATAGTTTTGATCACAAACAgagtattgaaaaattacctCTACTTGCTACAAAAGATAACttccaatatatttag
- the LOC108003832 gene encoding palmitoyltransferase Hip14 isoform X2 — translation MYALKMQTACQSEGSGEPDDPSSHHQEPVRPPAQDCSSFDIVRATQYGALDRVTELVEAGADVNQPDSETVTLLHWAAINNRKDIVKYLIAKGAIVDAIGGELASTPLHWATRQGHLSTVVILMRAGADPTLRDSEGFSCIHLAAQFGHTSIVAYLVAKGVNPNMPDRSAMTPLMWSAYKVNSLDPTRLLLTLGASHSLADNLHGNTALHWAIIAENSTAISTLVHHGASLDVPNIRDETPMTLLGRHIGAAWLGHKLSQEIREKQGRTRTWCRDKRMRWYCMVSTPFIVFYVIGMIFQSGLHYLVKLGAFVTLHIALYLANHFIFDERLFHIIPMSIYLATKMWIYVTWIFWLGIHAAWYLWLLLVSGSVPLWICFLQSWRGDPGVITATHEDKLNTIIELAESGGFEPQSFCSSCLVRRPMRSKHCSTCDRCVARFDHHCPWINNCIGAHNHKYFLGFLASLLGLCIVVLSASVQYWQFECWTNLTNGHSADNYLVAAATCDAWVMWVAANTCLHFFWVGTLLACQCYQIMVLGMTTNERMNAGRYAHFKQGNPFHRGALQNAADFCNLSFCGVKAKPSSDWLHSFDHKQSIEKLPLLATKDNFQYI, via the exons ATGTATGCATTAAAAATGCAAACTGCCTGTCAAAGCGAAGGCAGTGGAGAGCCTGATGATCCAAGTAGTCATCATCAGGAACCTGTTAGACCTCCAGCACAAGATTGTAGCTCATTTGACATTGTTAGGGCAACTCAg taTGGAGCTTTGGATCGTGTGACTGAATTAGTAGAAGCTGGTGCTGATGTAAATCAACCAGATTCAGAAACTGTAACATTATTACATTGGGCAGCAATAAACAATCGAAAAgacattgtaaaatatttaattgcaaagGGAGCTATCGTTGATGCAATTGGTGGTGAGCTAGCTTCCACACCACTACATTGGGCTACAAg ACAGGGCCATTTATCTACAGTTGTGATATTAATGAGAGCAGGAGCAGATCCAACTCTTAGAGATTCAGAAGGATTCTCATGTATTCATTTAGCTGCACAATTTGGTCACACTTCTATTGTTGCTTATCTAGTTGCAAAAGGAGTAAATCCAAATATGCCAGACAGAAGTGCAATGACACCCCTTATGTGGAGTGCCTATAAAGTTAATAG ttTAGATCCAACACGTTTGTTACTAACTTTAGGAGCATCTCATTCACTCGCAGATAATTTACATGGTAATACTGCTTTGCATTGGGCTATTATAGCTGAAAATAGTACAGCAATATCAACATTAGTTCATCATGGAGCATCTTTGGATGTACCAAACATAAGAGATGAAACACCAATGACATTGTTAGGTCGCCATATTGGTGCTGCCTGGTTAGGACATAAACTTAGTCAAGAAATCAGAGAAAAACAGGGCAGAACAAGAACATGGTGTAGAGATaag agaATGCGCTGGTATTGTATGGTCAGTACACCATTTATAGTTTTCTATGTAATTGgaatgatttttcaaagtgGATTGCATTATCTAGTAAAATTAGGTGCCTTTGTCACTCTTCATATAGCACTATATTTAGCTAATCATTTTATCTTCGATGAacgattatttcatattataccaATGTCAATTTATTTGGCTACAAag ATGTGGATATACGTGACATGGATATTTTGGCTAGGTATACATGCTGCTTGGTATTTATGGTTACTATTAGTTAGTGGATCTGTTCCACTTTGGATATGTTTCTTACAATCCTGGAGAGGCGATCCAGGTGTAATTACAGCTACACatgaagataaattaaat aCGATTATAGAGTTAGCAGAATCTGGTGGTTTTGAACCACAATCATTTTGCAGCAGTTGCTTGGTTAGAAGACCTATGAGGTCTAAACATTGTTCTACATGTGATCGATGCGTAGCACGTTTTGATCATCACTGTCCTTGGATCAATAACTGCATTG gTGCGCATAACCACAAGTATTTTCTGGGATTTTTAGCATCATTATTAGGTCTTTGTATTGTTGTTTTATCCGCTAGTGTACAGTATTGGCAATTTGAATGTTGgacaaatttaacaaatggGCATAGTGctgataattatttagttgCTGCAGCTACCTGTGATGCTTGGGTAATGTGGGTTGCAGCAAATACATGTCTCCATTTCTTTTGGGTTGGCACACTGCTTGCGTGTCAGTGTTATCAG atCATGGTACTTGGAATGACAACAAACGAACGTATGAATGCTGGACGCTACGCGCATTTTAAACAAGGGAATCCTTTTCATCGTGGTGCTCTTCAGAATGCAGCtgatttttgcaatttaagcTTTTGCGGTGTAAAAGCAAAACCCAGTTCAGACTGGTTGCATAGTTTTGATCACAAACAgagtattgaaaaattacctCTACTTGCTACAAAAGATAACttccaatatatttag
- the LOC108003815 gene encoding uncharacterized protein LOC108003815 — protein sequence MCCEIMEGIPHKKKIPPELEKIKISHEEKKKKEVITEKIDIYYFDHGNSAYYRTTDSPPVLITEKCAEKTDQAAIRFWAEIFGTIHIGTAFITAFILQLIRFILYSIIRPLTVGILQLFADYFIKPLLSIVFNALIQPVLILLYNIATSFKDLCEPIAEAIGLFLREIAHVCAAIRIVEVKQGTAPSVACT from the exons ATGTGCTGTGAAATAATGGAAGGGATaccacataaaaaaaaaattcctcctgaactagagaaaataaaaatatctcatgaagagaaaaagaaaaaagaagtaataacAGAGAAAATTGACATCTATTACTTTGACCATGGGAACTCTGC aTATTATCGAACAACGGATTCACCGCCCGTATTAATAACCGAAAAATGTGCCGAAAAAACCGATCAAGCAGCGATTCGTTTTTGGGCCGAAATATTTGGGACTATTCATATCGGCACTGCTTTCATCACagcatttattttacaattaattcgatttatacTTTATAGTATAATCAGACCACTGACAGTGGGCATTTTGCAATTGTTTGCggactattttataaaacccCTATTGTCAATTGTGTTCAATGCCCTCATACAGCCTGTATTGATATTGTTATACAATATCGCAACATCTTTCAAGGATCTTTGTGAACCTATCGCAGAAGCGATAGGATTGTTCTTACGAGAAATCGCTCACGTGTGTGCGGCAATTCGAATCGTCGAAGTGAAACAGGGTACCGCTCCCTCGGTTGCTTGCACTTGA
- the LOC108003832 gene encoding palmitoyltransferase Hip14 isoform X3 — MRAGADPTLRDSEGFSCIHLAAQFGHTSIVAYLVAKGVNPNMPDRSAMTPLMWSAYKVNSFFFYSLDPTRLLLTLGASHSLADNLHGNTALHWAIIAENSTAISTLVHHGASLDVPNIRDETPMTLLGRHIGAAWLGHKLSQEIREKQGRTRTWCRDKRMRWYCMVSTPFIVFYVIGMIFQSGLHYLVKLGAFVTLHIALYLANHFIFDERLFHIIPMSIYLATKMWIYVTWIFWLGIHAAWYLWLLLVSGSVPLWICFLQSWRGDPGVITATHEDKLNTIIELAESGGFEPQSFCSSCLVRRPMRSKHCSTCDRCVARFDHHCPWINNCIGAHNHKYFLGFLASLLGLCIVVLSASVQYWQFECWTNLTNGHSADNYLVAAATCDAWVMWVAANTCLHFFWVGTLLACQCYQIMVLGMTTNERMNAGRYAHFKQGNPFHRGALQNAADFCNLSFCGVKAKPSSDWLHSFDHKQSIEKLPLLATKDNFQYI, encoded by the exons ATGAGAGCAGGAGCAGATCCAACTCTTAGAGATTCAGAAGGATTCTCATGTATTCATTTAGCTGCACAATTTGGTCACACTTCTATTGTTGCTTATCTAGTTGCAAAAGGAGTAAATCCAAATATGCCAGACAGAAGTGCAATGACACCCCTTATGTGGAGTGCCTATAAAGTTAATAG ttttttcttttacagttTAGATCCAACACGTTTGTTACTAACTTTAGGAGCATCTCATTCACTCGCAGATAATTTACATGGTAATACTGCTTTGCATTGGGCTATTATAGCTGAAAATAGTACAGCAATATCAACATTAGTTCATCATGGAGCATCTTTGGATGTACCAAACATAAGAGATGAAACACCAATGACATTGTTAGGTCGCCATATTGGTGCTGCCTGGTTAGGACATAAACTTAGTCAAGAAATCAGAGAAAAACAGGGCAGAACAAGAACATGGTGTAGAGATaag agaATGCGCTGGTATTGTATGGTCAGTACACCATTTATAGTTTTCTATGTAATTGgaatgatttttcaaagtgGATTGCATTATCTAGTAAAATTAGGTGCCTTTGTCACTCTTCATATAGCACTATATTTAGCTAATCATTTTATCTTCGATGAacgattatttcatattataccaATGTCAATTTATTTGGCTACAAag ATGTGGATATACGTGACATGGATATTTTGGCTAGGTATACATGCTGCTTGGTATTTATGGTTACTATTAGTTAGTGGATCTGTTCCACTTTGGATATGTTTCTTACAATCCTGGAGAGGCGATCCAGGTGTAATTACAGCTACACatgaagataaattaaat aCGATTATAGAGTTAGCAGAATCTGGTGGTTTTGAACCACAATCATTTTGCAGCAGTTGCTTGGTTAGAAGACCTATGAGGTCTAAACATTGTTCTACATGTGATCGATGCGTAGCACGTTTTGATCATCACTGTCCTTGGATCAATAACTGCATTG gTGCGCATAACCACAAGTATTTTCTGGGATTTTTAGCATCATTATTAGGTCTTTGTATTGTTGTTTTATCCGCTAGTGTACAGTATTGGCAATTTGAATGTTGgacaaatttaacaaatggGCATAGTGctgataattatttagttgCTGCAGCTACCTGTGATGCTTGGGTAATGTGGGTTGCAGCAAATACATGTCTCCATTTCTTTTGGGTTGGCACACTGCTTGCGTGTCAGTGTTATCAG atCATGGTACTTGGAATGACAACAAACGAACGTATGAATGCTGGACGCTACGCGCATTTTAAACAAGGGAATCCTTTTCATCGTGGTGCTCTTCAGAATGCAGCtgatttttgcaatttaagcTTTTGCGGTGTAAAAGCAAAACCCAGTTCAGACTGGTTGCATAGTTTTGATCACAAACAgagtattgaaaaattacctCTACTTGCTACAAAAGATAACttccaatatatttag